The Daphnia pulex isolate KAP4 chromosome 7, ASM2113471v1 genome includes the window actgaagaaattgaattgggAGGGTATAAAATCCCAACTGAGGCTTTCGTCAACTTGCAAATCTATGCCCTTCACCGGAACGAAGAATATTTTCCTGAACCTGACGTGTTCAAACCCGAACGTTTCCAAACGAATGAAAGTATCGGTAGACACGCTTTCGCATTTGTTCCATTCAGCGCAGGATCAAGGAATTGTATTGGTAATGaaattttcctatttcgtCAAGgacaataattcaataaaGCCTAGTTAcaggatttattatttttttatttttcatattcgtTTCTTCAATTCTATGTAGGTCAGAGATTCGCCATGTTTGAAGAGAAAGTGCTAACTTCGACCCTACTTCGTCGATTCCGATTTTCCTACGACTTGGGCAAACGTGGACCACGCAAAGCCATCCCTGAATTAGTTTTGAAACCTAAGGATGGCATGCCATTGCATATTGTCCCTAtctaaaattagtttttaaatttgattttagatGGCCTCTTCAATAGTTGTGTATTCAATCCTGCACATCACATCTGACTGGTGATCGTGTGATGACGGtaacaaatattcaaatcgcaaacacactgaaatatatTGTTACTTTAccttattaaatttaaatgttatgacttggaaagcaaaaaataaGCGCACATAGTGTGAACTTTTAAGCTATTTTGTGACATTTTAACTGGCCTGCGAATTCTCTAGATTTGCATTGGCCATTATTATGTTCACACAAATAGCGTCacaatttcccttttcctcttgatttgttttccaattttacCTTTACGTTACCCGTCCACCGAACCACCGAAGTAATTAGTACGCCACACAGATGGCAGCATCTAATTCAAGGCATCCTCCACACCTCATTTACCTTGTAGAGCTGGGCTAGTGTAATTTGCATTTTGTTATTCTCAAACTGTTCGACTTCCCTCTGTGAAATAGCGTGGACGGtagttttttacttttttattgacTAACAAGAAGCAAGATATCCGCTGACCATGATTGTAGGAATCCTTGTTGCGGTTTTACTATTTCTACTAGCGCTGCTATTCCTAGTACACCACAGGTGGGAATGCTCTTCGTTTGTGAAAACGATTGACCTAATTCCCGGACCGAAGAGGAAGCCCATCGTAGGCAACGCTATGGACCTGCCAAAGGAAAGTCACCGTAGGTTATTCAAAGTCTTTTATTCTGACATTGCTGAATACGCCcactttatatttttcaaataaaatctgGGGTCGTATAAAGGCGACGTAGACGAAGGTCACCATAAATCAAATGTTCAAAATACCacttttgattttaatgaaCCGCATGTAGTAAACATACACTTGTATGGAATCTTTTCGTTTATTGACCACAGAAATTATGCAAACTATCCAAGGAAAGTGGGTAAAACAATTCGGCCGCGTCTACCGCTCTTGGCTCGGGTTCCGGACGTTTGTGCATATCTCGACGCCAATGCTCATGGaggtaaataaattttaaaaactggcAATATTTTACGTTTTGTTGGTTACTCATCGATGTGAAACTTTTTTGGTTTAGAAAATGCTCACGAGTCAGACCTTCATAGACAAAGGAAAATCTTATAGCATCCTGAGACCATGGCTGGGCGAAGGACTTTTGCTGGCATCAGGTAAAACCTCAAGagattgtcgggtatttttgtTACTTGTTAATCCCTGAATTCGCCAGGGAATAAGTGGAGAAGGAGCCGCCGTCTTTTGACACCTGCATTTCACTTCCAGATCCTTGACAATTTCTTTGACGTTTTTAACAAAAACGCTGATATCCTTTGTGAGCAATTAACCATAGCCAACACCCCAGTCAAAGGCGACTCTGTTGAGGAGGTTGATGTTTTTCCCCTACTTGAAAAAGTGTACCCTCGACATTATCTGCGGTAACTGTGCACCATAATTGCCTTgctattttctctttcgttcgtGCAGCATAGTCATTAATAAGATTATTCATTGAGAAACCTGTTTTCTTTCGTGATGGCAGAAGCTGCAATGGGAATTAAAATTAACGCCCAGCTGGAAGACTCGGAATATATTAGAAACGTACACAAGTATGAAacttattatttcattttgccaTAATATTACTTTCTCGATGCGCTTTTACCGCCAGGATTTCTGAAATTGTTGTAGAGAGGTTCTTCTCGTTTGGACATTTTTTACCTGATTGGATGTACCACCTCACGCCAAAAGGAAGAGAACACATGAAATTGTTAAAGCAAATTCATGGTTTCACTTCTAAGGTAATTTGATagataattattttcatattgCACAATTAAGTCTCACTATACATTTTAACACAGGTCattcgtgaaagaaaagaagaaatcgctcgtgaagaaatacaaaaagaaaatgatgatggagCTCCTGATGGAATTAGTAAGTATATCTAGTTGATGGAGAAACTTTATCTAAGctaattatttttggtttaatttatttgaatagaAAAGCGAAGAGCTTTCCTTGATTTGATGCTTTTATCTGTGAAGGATGGAGTCGAGCTCAGTGACCTCGACATACGCAACGAAGTGGACACATTTATGTTCGAAGTATGACGTAAATTAATATGCGGAtcctataaataaatttcattctaAAAACCTTGGGATCAAATTTGTTACAGGGACACGATACCACCGCATCTGCCCTTGTTTGGTTTCTCTACTGTATGGCCACAAATTCGGAGCAACAGGTAAGAAAATTCCGATCGAGACGTGAAAATATTATCTGACGATCTTCGCTGATATTATTACAGGTCCTAGTGCAGGAAGAACTGAACGAGGTGTTTGGAGATTCCGATCGTCCCTGCACGATGGAAGACACAACTAAATTAAAATACCTCGATTGCTGCATCAAAGAATCACTCCGGCTCTATCCGGCCGTTCCCAACATTACAAGATACATGAGTGAAGATTCAGAATTGGGCGGATACAAAATCCCATCCGGTGCTTCCGTCTCCCTACAAATCTACGCTCTTCACCGTAACGAAGAATTTTTTCCTGACCCTGACGTTTTTAATCCCGACCGTTTCCAGACGAATGAAAGTATCGGTAGACACGCGTTCGCATTCGTCCCATTCAGCGCAGGACCTCGAAACTGCATTGGTATTCAAGATGCTCGCTACTCTCTATTAAATGACAATGTGATATTGACCAATGTTGagctaaaataatttttctatttcaactCTAGGTCAGAGGTTCGCTATGTTTGAAGAGAAAGTCTTGGCTTCGTCTCTACTCCGacgttttaaattttcctacGACATTGCTAAGCATGGGCCGCCAAGAGCCAACGCTGAATTAGTCCTGAGACCTAGAGATGGCATGCCATTGAAACTTGTCTCTTGTCCGCGTtgataaaatttcatttcaacccagttaaaggaaaacaatcgTGTGTTTTTCCCCCATCAGACTGACATCCTGTATTATGATCACGTTTGATATCTTTGTTGTTGTGAGATGAGGAGCGGCTGTCAAATGCACTCCTGCTGCTCATTACTAAGCCGCATTTGTATGGATAATATTCCGCTATTATCCATACTGTGCATGATGCTgctcatcaaaatgaatagaTATTGGTTTGCCTACATTTATCCATGAATTAATTTCTATTCAACGAAAGGAGAGAGCGAAAATTCGGCGAGAAGAACTTTCACTCTCAAAACAGACATGTAGAGGTGCATAGAGTTATAAGAGAGTCGGCGTGTTTTGGTCGAGTGCCAATGTTTTTGGCGCGAGGTCGAATCGGCCGACGCTTATTTTAACATGCATCCGATGTGAAGATTCGAAATTggaaatgtgttttttgtgtggttCCTCTATACTGCCTGTAGGCACCAAAAGCACCAATACTGTTTCCTCTGACGGACAGATCGAGGATTTAGTTTCGTCAGTGTGTCTGAAGAGCCAACAACCATCAGCAGCCAAGATGGACATGTCCGAAAGTGCGTGGACAGACTGGGGTTCCCTAGTATTCAAGTGGTTGCTACTTGTCGCGATTCCGGTGGTTTATTATTGGATATGGAGTCGATCCACATTTGTACAACTTGTCAATGCTATTCCTGGACCTCGACCTATCCCATTTCTCGGCAACGTTCTCGACTTGTACGTCGATCGTGATGGTAAGTGTCCTCGacgttaaatttaatttgcatcACCTTAATCATTTCGCTTGATTCTTATGTCATTGATTTTCATTCAGAGTTTCTCAAGATCGTTCACATTGACTGGATTCGTAAGTATGGGAGTATCTACCGCGCATGGGGTGGTACTCGTCCGGTAGTTGTTATTTCTTCACCTGAACTAATGGAAGTACGTGAGCGAAATATCCAATTTGTCTAGAACTAACTGTTACTCCCGTCTTGTCGTCTCTTGAATAATTCATGCAACGCATCTACCTTTTTTCACGCAGCCAATTCTGGTCAGCCAGAAACTCATCACCAAAGCAACCGAGTATAGTTTCCTCAGCACTTGGCTCGGAGAGTGCATGTTTCTAACCACAGGTGA containing:
- the LOC124198066 gene encoding LOW QUALITY PROTEIN: cytochrome P450 4C1-like (The sequence of the model RefSeq protein was modified relative to this genomic sequence to represent the inferred CDS: deleted 1 base in 1 codon) produces the protein MIVGILVAVLLFLLALLFLVHHRWECSSFVKTIDLIPGPKRKPIVGNAMDLPKESHQIMQTIQGKWVKQFGRVYRSWLGFRTFVHISTPMLMEKMLTSQTFIDKGKSYSILRPWLGEGLLLASGNKWRRSRRLLTPAFHFQILDNFFDVFNKNADILCEQLTIANTPVKGDSVEEVDVFPLLKKCTLDIICEAAMGIKINAQLEDSEYIRNVHKISEIVVERFFSFGHFLPDWMYHLTPKGREHMKLLKQIHGFTSKVIRERKEEIAREEIQKENDDGAPDGIKKRRAFLDLMLLSVKDGVELSDLDIRNEVDTFMFEGHDTTASALVWFLYCMATNSEQQVLVQEELNEVFGDSDRPCTMEDTTKLKYLDCCIKESLRLYPAVPNITRYMSEDSELGGYKIPSGASVSLQIYALHRNEEFFPDPDVFNPDRFQTNESIGRHAFAFVPFSAGPRNCIGQRFAMFEEKVLASSLLRRFKFSYDIAKHGPPRANAELVLRPRDGMPLKLVSCPR